The following coding sequences are from one Triticum dicoccoides isolate Atlit2015 ecotype Zavitan chromosome 4A, WEW_v2.0, whole genome shotgun sequence window:
- the LOC119285308 gene encoding histone-lysine N-methyltransferase family member SUVH2-like produces MVRATVTAEADHLEVRTLVRRARLTFEAVRGIYHRGGRMRADMTALSTMLSQGLCLYRDVRIVGAIPGVFVGDVFSYRAELIVVGLHNQTQAGIGFIPANLVSEGHPVATSIVSSGGYLDDHDNGEVLIYTGSGGRPRHGVEHNTDQEFERGNLALAYSHKYGVEVRVIRCHDCDTSPSAKLYVYDGLYKVDSITYGPGKSGHEVCKFKLVRIPGQAPLGSKIWRSARDLTNMLDSNIRPRGYVTRDLSKGKELIRVPIFNNVDRDISPLGFEYISRPDFPVLPRPVRRFRCCQYATAACGGSSSSGSCACVRKNGGGGPAYNADGTLVRGRPVVYECGAQCGCPASCSNRVTQRGMQHRLEVFRSRQTDWGVRALDLIQPGAFVCEFSGDVVTVDDDGHHAGNAGGASTEWGGIVDPRKFPARWREWGDASAATLPDDAEEPPRFAHLAGPRPRYVLDVSRRRNFAPYISHSSAPNVFVQLVLRADDNESYPRLMLFAMDTIPPLRELSIDYGIGP; encoded by the coding sequence ATGGTGCGCGCCACCGTCACCGCGGAGGCCGACCACCTCGAGGTCCGCACACTGGTGCGCCGGGCGCGCCTCACCTTCGAGGCGGTCCGAGGGATCTACCACCGCGGTGGCCGCATGCGCGCCGACATGACCGCCCTGAGCACGATGCTCTCCCAGGGCCTCTGCCTCTACCGCGACGTGCGCATCGTCGGCGCCATCCCGGGCGTCTTCGTCGGCGACGTCTTCAGctaccgcgccgagctcatcgtcgTCGGCCTCCACAACCAAACCCAGGCCGGCATCGGCTTCATCCCCGCCAACCTCGTCAGCGAGGGCCACCCCGTCGCCACCAGCATTGTCTCCTCCGGCGGCTACCTCGACGACCACGACAACGGCGAGGTCCTTATCTACACCGGCAGCGGCGGCCGCCCGCGACACGGCGTCGAGCACAACACCGACCAGGAATTCGAGCGCGGCAACCTCGCGCTCGCCTACAGCCACAAGTACGGCGTCGAGGTACGCGTCATCCGCTGCCACGACTGCGACACCAGCCCCAGCGCCAAGCTATACGTCTACGACGGCCTCTACAAGGTCGACTCCATCACCTACGGCCCCGGAAAGTCAGGCCACGAGGTCTGCAAGTTCAAGCTCGTGCGCATCCCCGGCCAGGCCCCGCTCGGCAGCAAGATCTGGCGCTCTGCCCGGGATCTCACCAACATGCTCGACTCCAACATCCGGCCGCGCGGCTACGTCACGCGAGACCTGTCCAAGGGCAAGGAGCTGATCCGTGTCCCCATCTTCAACAATGTGGATCGAGACATCTCTCCCCTCGGCTTCGAGTATATTTCCCGCCCTGACTTCCCGGTTCTGCCCAGGCCGGTGAGGCGTTTCAGGTGCTGCCAGTACGCGACGGCGGCGTGCGGCGGGTCGTCGTCATCTGGCAGCTGCGCCTGCGTGAGGAAGAACGGCGGAGGCGGCCCGGCGTACAATGCCGACGGCACGCTGGTCAGGGGAAGGCCGGTGGTGTACGAGTGCGGCGCCCAGTGCGGGTGCCCAGCGAGCTGCTCGAACCGGGTGACGCAGCGAGGGATGCAGCACCGGCTGGAGGTGTTCCGGTCGAGGCAGACAGACTGGGGCGTCAGGGCACTGGACTTGATCCAGCCGGGCGCCTTCGTCTGCGAGTTCAGCGGAGACGTGGTCACCGTGGACGACGACGGTCACCACGCAGGCAATGCCGGCGGCGCGTCGACTGAATGGGGcggcatcgtcgatccgaggaagtTTCCGGCGAGATGGAGGGAGTGGGGAGACGCCTCCGCTGCCACGCTTCCGGACGACGCCGAGGAACCTCCCCGATTCGCACATTTGGCAGGGCCGCGCCCGCGCTACGTGCTCGACGTGTCCCGGAGGAGGAACTTCgctccctacatcagccacagcagCGCCCCGAACGTGTTCGTCCAGTTGGTGCTCCGTGCCGACGACAACGAGTCGTACCCTCGTCTGATGTTGTTCGCCATGGACACCATCCCGCCGCTGCGGGAGCTGAGCATCGACTACGGCATCGGTCCGTGA